A genomic region of Xanthomonas fragariae contains the following coding sequences:
- the mraZ gene encoding division/cell wall cluster transcriptional repressor MraZ, protein MVLPSEYSRPHSVFQGETAITVDDKGRMAVPTAYRDLVTRVSGNRLVLTYNPFEAGCLWLYAEKEWERVRDDVMSKPNTQRVVRALQQKLVGSSAVLELDANGRLSIPASHRNAVGIEKKAVLLGMGDKFELWSEQAHRALIQQTLSDGDLGDELLDLRL, encoded by the coding sequence ATGGTTCTCCCAAGCGAGTATTCGAGGCCGCATTCGGTGTTTCAGGGCGAGACTGCCATCACAGTGGACGACAAGGGGCGGATGGCGGTGCCAACCGCGTACCGCGACCTCGTCACGCGTGTCAGCGGCAATCGCCTGGTCCTCACCTACAACCCGTTCGAAGCCGGATGCCTGTGGCTGTATGCGGAAAAAGAGTGGGAGCGGGTGCGCGACGATGTGATGTCCAAGCCCAACACCCAGCGCGTGGTCCGCGCGCTGCAGCAGAAATTGGTAGGTTCTTCGGCCGTACTCGAGCTGGACGCCAATGGCCGTCTGAGCATTCCGGCCAGCCACCGCAACGCGGTTGGCATCGAGAAAAAAGCCGTGCTGCTCGGCATGGGCGACAAATTCGAACTGTGGAGCGAGCAGGCACATCGCGCACTGATCCAGCAGACATTGTCTGACGGGGATCTGGGCGATGAATTGCTCGATCTCAGGTTGTGA
- a CDS encoding UDP-N-acetylmuramoyl-tripeptide--D-alanyl-D-alanine ligase, producing the protein MKLTPLSLIAHWAGGELHGDDAMIDAVGNDTRTLANGSLYVALRGERFDGHDFAADAVARGASGLLVERLLPALSVPQVLAENSELALARIATGMQRDRATRVIALTGSNGKTSVKALLLSILQEAGRIDGTTVYATPGNRNNEIGLPLAVIAAPDDADFAIYEMGAGKPGDIAYLTEIAQPHVALVNNIAPAHLERLGSLLGVARTKGAIYTALPADGVAVINADDAFGAWFEQQLHAQSVQGRRVLRYGLQASADITARQLRLHAGRAQFTLVTPQGDAYIALPLPGRHNVLNALAAAGLALGAGIALPAIAAGLAQARPVAGRQIAHTLPSGAVLIDDSYNANPGSLDAAIDTLAAAPGEGWLVLGDMRELGPEGSALHAAAGRRARAAKLQRLYALGELSAAAAQAFGDGGRVFATHAALVAALQADLAEVGTGNQGPGTREEQTRMLENTQEHALIHDQQQSSEAIPGPGSPTILVKGSRGSAMDRIVAALLAPAEDASHAA; encoded by the coding sequence ATGAAGCTCACTCCATTGTCGTTGATTGCCCACTGGGCAGGTGGCGAACTGCACGGCGACGACGCGATGATCGACGCGGTCGGCAACGACACGCGTACGCTCGCCAACGGCAGCCTGTACGTTGCGTTGCGCGGTGAGCGCTTCGATGGGCACGATTTTGCCGCAGACGCGGTTGCGCGCGGTGCCAGCGGTTTGCTGGTGGAACGCCTGCTGCCGGCGTTGAGCGTGCCGCAGGTACTGGCGGAAAATTCCGAGCTTGCCCTGGCGCGCATCGCCACCGGCATGCAGCGCGATCGCGCCACGCGGGTGATCGCGCTGACCGGTTCCAACGGCAAGACCAGCGTCAAGGCATTGCTGTTGTCGATCCTGCAGGAAGCCGGGCGTATCGACGGCACCACCGTGTACGCCACGCCGGGCAACCGCAATAACGAGATTGGTCTGCCGCTGGCGGTGATCGCTGCGCCGGACGACGCGGATTTTGCGATCTACGAAATGGGTGCCGGCAAGCCGGGCGATATCGCCTATCTCACCGAGATCGCGCAGCCGCACGTCGCGCTGGTCAACAATATCGCCCCCGCACACCTGGAGCGCCTGGGCAGCCTGCTCGGCGTTGCCCGCACCAAGGGCGCCATTTACACCGCTCTGCCGGCCGATGGCGTGGCGGTGATCAACGCCGACGATGCCTTCGGTGCATGGTTCGAGCAGCAATTGCATGCGCAGTCGGTGCAGGGCCGCCGCGTGTTGCGCTACGGCTTGCAGGCCAGTGCCGACATCACCGCACGTCAGCTGCGGCTGCATGCAGGCCGTGCACAGTTCACGCTGGTGACCCCGCAAGGTGACGCGTACATCGCGCTGCCGTTGCCGGGTCGCCACAACGTGCTCAATGCGCTGGCTGCCGCCGGGTTGGCGTTGGGCGCGGGCATCGCATTGCCGGCGATTGCTGCCGGCCTGGCGCAGGCGCGCCCTGTGGCCGGTCGGCAGATCGCTCACACCTTACCGAGCGGCGCGGTGTTGATCGACGACAGCTATAACGCCAATCCCGGTTCGCTGGATGCTGCCATCGACACCCTGGCTGCTGCGCCGGGCGAAGGTTGGCTCGTGCTCGGCGACATGCGCGAACTCGGCCCGGAGGGTTCGGCGTTGCATGCCGCCGCCGGGCGTCGCGCACGCGCGGCCAAGCTGCAGCGCCTGTACGCGTTGGGCGAGCTCAGTGCCGCCGCCGCGCAGGCGTTCGGCGATGGCGGCCGCGTGTTCGCCACCCATGCCGCGCTGGTCGCCGCGCTGCAGGCGGATCTGGCTGAAGTCGGAACCGGGAACCAGGGACCAGGGACCAGGGAAGAGCAAACACGAATGTTGGAAAACACGCAGGAACACGCATTGATTCACGATCAGCAGCAATCCTCGGAAGCCATCCCGGGTCCAGGCTCCCCGACGATTCTCGTGAAAGGCTCCCGTGGCAGTGCCATGGACCGCATCGTCGCCGCGTTGCTCGCACCGGCAGAGGACGCATCCCATGCTGCTTGA
- the mraY gene encoding phospho-N-acetylmuramoyl-pentapeptide-transferase: MLLELARWLQQLESLFRLFNYLTFRGILAALTSLFLSLWMGPAVIRKLGQFKGGQPIRQDGPQSHFSKAGTPTMGGSLILLTVTLSVLLWGDLRNRYVWLVLAVMICFGAIGWYDDWIKIVRRDPNGLKSRWKYLLQSVLGLAAGLFLYYTADVPAAITFYIPMFKSIALPLAGVSFVVIAYFWIVGFSNAVNLTDGLDGLAIMPTVLVACALGVFAYASGNVVFADYLKIPLIPGAGELIIICSAIAGAGLGFLWFNTYPAMVFMGDIGALSLGAVLGTIAVIVRQEMVLVIMGGVFVIETLSVMIQVASFKLTGKRVFRMAPIHHHFELKGWPEPRVIVRFWIISVVLVLIGLATLKVR; encoded by the coding sequence ATGCTGCTTGAGTTGGCACGCTGGCTACAGCAACTGGAAAGCCTGTTCAGGCTGTTCAACTATCTGACCTTCCGCGGCATCCTCGCAGCGCTGACGTCGCTGTTTCTGTCGTTGTGGATGGGCCCGGCGGTGATCCGCAAGCTTGGCCAGTTCAAGGGCGGCCAGCCGATCCGCCAGGACGGCCCGCAGTCGCATTTTTCCAAGGCCGGCACACCGACCATGGGAGGCTCGCTGATCCTGCTGACGGTGACCTTGTCGGTGCTGCTGTGGGGCGACCTGCGTAACCGTTATGTGTGGTTGGTGCTGGCGGTGATGATCTGCTTCGGTGCGATCGGCTGGTACGACGACTGGATCAAGATCGTGCGGCGCGATCCAAACGGGCTGAAGTCGCGCTGGAAATATCTGCTGCAGTCGGTCTTAGGTCTGGCTGCCGGTCTGTTTCTTTATTACACCGCTGACGTGCCGGCGGCGATCACCTTCTACATTCCGATGTTCAAGTCGATCGCGCTGCCGTTGGCCGGCGTGAGCTTTGTGGTGATCGCCTACTTCTGGATCGTCGGCTTTTCCAACGCGGTGAACCTGACCGATGGCCTGGATGGTCTGGCGATCATGCCGACCGTGCTGGTGGCCTGCGCGCTGGGCGTGTTCGCTTACGCCTCGGGCAACGTGGTGTTTGCCGACTACCTGAAAATCCCGCTGATTCCAGGGGCCGGCGAGCTGATCATCATCTGCTCTGCGATCGCCGGGGCAGGTCTGGGTTTTCTGTGGTTCAACACCTATCCGGCAATGGTGTTCATGGGCGACATCGGCGCGCTGTCGTTGGGTGCGGTGCTGGGCACCATTGCAGTGATCGTGCGCCAGGAAATGGTGCTGGTAATCATGGGTGGCGTGTTCGTGATCGAAACGCTGTCGGTGATGATCCAGGTCGCCAGCTTCAAGCTGACCGGCAAGCGCGTGTTCCGGATGGCGCCGATCCATCACCACTTCGAACTCAAGGGCTGGCCGGAGCCGCGCGTGATCGTGCGCTTTTGGATCATTTCAGTGGTGCTGGTGCTGATCGGCCTCGCCACGCTGAAGGTGCGCTGA
- a CDS encoding UDP-N-acetylmuramoyl-L-alanyl-D-glutamate--2,6-diaminopimelate ligase produces MPLSQLLPEVTLAHDVQVSGLVMDSRAVSPGDAFVAIAGFGAHGLDFVEQARVNGAAVVLFEPPAPADLPAPADAIAVPGLRARLGVMANRFHGQPSHAMRMVGVTGTNGKTSTVQLLAQALTLLGTPTGTLGTLGVGLYGTAVPTGFTTPLVLQTHALLAQLRDEGAQAVAMEVSSHALDQGRVDAVQFDVAVFTNLTRDHFDYHGDMAQYGAAKAKLFTRAGLKAAVVNLDDAFGRSLFASLDPALRVIGVSSRAHADAAVRAQALQLDHNGINFALHIDGHVHPVHSPLLGRFNVDNVLAVAGVLYTLDVAPPQIAEVLGQLQPIHGRMNRLGGAHGAPLVVVDYAHTPDALEQALTSLRSHAQGKVICVFGCGGERDTGKRPQMAAIAEINADVAIVTDDNPRCEDGEVIVADILRGFARPDAAIVQRDRAAAIHQAIGMAGASDIVLIAGKGHEPYQEVAGVRHAFDDALVAAQALLPRSVLEMRA; encoded by the coding sequence ATGCCGCTGTCGCAGCTGCTGCCCGAGGTGACGCTTGCGCATGACGTGCAGGTGTCCGGCCTGGTGATGGACAGCCGTGCGGTAAGTCCGGGCGATGCCTTCGTGGCGATCGCCGGCTTCGGTGCGCACGGTTTGGACTTCGTCGAGCAGGCGCGCGTCAACGGTGCAGCTGTGGTGTTGTTCGAACCGCCAGCGCCCGCTGATCTGCCGGCACCGGCCGATGCGATCGCAGTGCCTGGCTTGCGCGCCCGCCTTGGCGTGATGGCCAATCGGTTCCACGGTCAGCCTTCGCATGCAATGCGCATGGTTGGCGTGACCGGTACCAACGGCAAGACCTCCACCGTGCAGTTGCTGGCGCAGGCGTTGACGCTGCTCGGCACTCCCACCGGCACTCTTGGCACCTTGGGTGTCGGTCTGTATGGCACCGCCGTGCCGACCGGTTTCACCACGCCGCTGGTGCTGCAGACGCATGCGCTATTGGCGCAGTTGCGCGATGAAGGCGCGCAGGCCGTGGCGATGGAAGTGAGTTCGCACGCGCTCGACCAGGGCCGCGTCGATGCGGTGCAGTTCGATGTGGCGGTATTCACCAATCTCACCCGCGATCACTTCGATTACCACGGCGACATGGCGCAGTACGGCGCGGCCAAGGCCAAGCTGTTCACGCGCGCTGGATTGAAGGCCGCGGTGGTGAATCTGGACGATGCATTCGGCCGCAGCCTATTCGCTTCGCTCGACCCCGCGCTGCGTGTGATCGGTGTGAGTTCGCGCGCGCACGCCGATGCCGCGGTGCGTGCGCAGGCGCTGCAACTGGACCATAACGGCATCAATTTCGCGCTGCACATCGACGGCCACGTGCACCCGGTGCACTCGCCGTTGCTGGGTCGCTTCAACGTGGACAACGTGCTGGCCGTAGCCGGCGTGTTGTATACGCTGGACGTTGCGCCGCCGCAGATTGCCGAGGTGCTGGGCCAGCTGCAGCCGATCCACGGCCGCATGAATCGGCTCGGTGGCGCGCATGGCGCACCGCTGGTAGTGGTCGATTACGCACACACGCCCGATGCGCTGGAGCAAGCGCTGACCAGCTTGCGCTCGCATGCGCAGGGCAAGGTGATCTGCGTGTTCGGTTGCGGCGGCGAACGCGATACCGGCAAGCGTCCGCAGATGGCGGCGATCGCCGAGATCAATGCCGATGTGGCGATCGTCACCGACGACAACCCGCGTTGCGAAGATGGCGAGGTGATCGTGGCCGACATCCTGCGTGGCTTTGCTCGCCCGGATGCCGCCATCGTGCAGCGCGATCGCGCTGCCGCGATCCATCAGGCCATCGGCATGGCCGGCGCGTCCGACATCGTGTTGATTGCAGGTAAAGGCCACGAGCCGTATCAGGAAGTCGCCGGTGTGCGGCATGCCTTCGACGACGCCTTGGTGGCAGCGCAGGCGTTGTTGCCACGCAGCGTGCTGGAGATGCGCGCATGA
- the rsmH gene encoding 16S rRNA (cytosine(1402)-N(4))-methyltransferase RsmH: protein MRGEAQPGHPVSQPPAAHVPVLYTQVLDGLQVTENGTYLDGTFGRGGHARGVLQHLGPGGRLLVMDKDPEAIAVAEQSFGGDARVSIHRGSFAGLGQVVAAATLDGILLDLGVSSPQLDVAGRGFSFGKDGPLDMRMDPDAGQSAAEWLAHATDREIADVLWTYGEERQSRRIARAIVARRADQPLLRTAQLADLIASVMPRGDSKTHPATRSFQAIRIYINRELDDLEDGLDAALGALKPGGRLAVISFHSLEDRIVKQFIARYAKAPPSNRRLPEAHPFVPTLQLVSGAIKADFDELSVNPRARSAVLRVAEKLGFGTWDSGLEERSKPIPNPNSAIPASQGDAR, encoded by the coding sequence ATGCGCGGTGAAGCGCAGCCCGGTCACCCGGTGTCGCAGCCGCCGGCGGCTCATGTGCCGGTGCTGTACACGCAGGTTCTGGATGGCCTGCAAGTGACCGAAAATGGAACCTATCTCGATGGCACGTTCGGGCGTGGCGGACACGCTCGTGGCGTGCTGCAACACCTTGGCCCGGGAGGTCGACTGCTGGTGATGGACAAGGACCCTGAAGCGATCGCGGTGGCCGAACAGTCGTTCGGTGGCGATGCGCGCGTGTCTATCCATCGCGGCAGTTTTGCCGGCCTCGGCCAGGTGGTCGCCGCCGCAACCCTTGATGGCATCCTGCTGGATCTGGGCGTGTCCTCGCCGCAGTTGGATGTGGCCGGTCGCGGTTTCAGTTTCGGCAAGGACGGCCCGCTGGATATGCGCATGGACCCGGACGCCGGGCAGAGCGCGGCCGAGTGGTTGGCGCATGCCACCGACCGCGAGATCGCCGATGTGCTGTGGACCTATGGCGAAGAACGCCAGAGCCGCCGCATTGCGCGCGCCATCGTGGCGCGGCGTGCCGACCAGCCGCTGCTGCGCACCGCGCAGCTGGCCGACCTGATCGCCTCGGTGATGCCGCGCGGCGACAGCAAGACCCACCCGGCCACGCGCAGCTTCCAGGCGATCCGCATCTACATCAACCGCGAGCTAGACGATCTGGAAGACGGTCTGGACGCCGCCCTGGGCGCGCTCAAGCCGGGCGGTCGTCTGGCGGTGATCAGCTTCCACTCGTTGGAAGACCGTATCGTCAAACAATTCATAGCCCGCTACGCCAAGGCGCCGCCCAGCAACCGCCGCCTGCCCGAAGCGCACCCTTTCGTGCCGACGCTGCAACTGGTCAGCGGCGCCATCAAAGCCGACTTCGACGAACTGAGCGTCAACCCACGCGCCCGCAGCGCGGTGCTGAGGGTGGCCGAGAAGCTGGGATTCGGGACTTGGGATTCGGGATTGGAAGAGCGCTCCAAGCCAATCCCCAATCCCAACTCTGCAATTCCGGCGTCTCAAGGAGACGCACGATGA
- the murG gene encoding undecaprenyldiphospho-muramoylpentapeptide beta-N-acetylglucosaminyltransferase — protein sequence MSVGGYANASQACAQSAVVRPVMILAGGTGGHIFPGLAVAKVLRARGVPVTWLGADGAMETRLVPQHDVQLDTLAITGLRGKGIVKLLGAPVRVMRAVRAAGFVLRKRQPRAVISFGGFAAGPGGLAARLLGVPLLVHEQNRAPGMTNKVLSRFARRVLTGFPGSFAGEEAVGNPVRAEIAALPAPAARLVGRDGPVRVLVLGGSQGARALNQAVPAALAALGRPDVEVRHQCGEKLRAEAEASYAQAGVNASVEPFIADMAAAYEWADLVVCRAGASTLAELCAAGIGSVLVPFAAAVDDHQTRNAEYLVGADAAVLLKQDDTLAERLQQVLQTLLTGPARRLSMANAARTLAKPDAAEHIADIILQEAGSGDSGLGIGKAQQHKQDSMQKSVNGEFSVRSIAAVASNPQSQICNLGAFTGDAL from the coding sequence ATGAGCGTTGGTGGGTATGCGAATGCCTCACAGGCGTGCGCGCAGTCTGCTGTGGTTCGGCCAGTGATGATTCTTGCTGGCGGAACCGGTGGGCATATCTTCCCGGGTCTTGCGGTGGCCAAGGTGCTGCGTGCGCGTGGCGTGCCGGTGACCTGGTTGGGTGCCGACGGCGCAATGGAAACCCGTCTGGTGCCGCAGCACGACGTTCAACTCGACACGCTGGCCATCACCGGCCTGCGTGGCAAGGGTATCGTGAAGTTACTCGGCGCGCCGGTGCGGGTGATGCGCGCAGTGCGCGCCGCCGGCTTTGTGTTGCGCAAGCGTCAGCCGCGTGCGGTGATCAGCTTCGGTGGCTTTGCGGCCGGCCCGGGTGGGCTGGCTGCACGTCTGCTCGGCGTGCCGTTGCTGGTGCACGAACAAAATCGCGCACCCGGCATGACCAATAAGGTGTTGTCACGTTTCGCACGCCGCGTGTTGACCGGTTTTCCTGGCAGCTTTGCTGGCGAAGAGGCGGTGGGCAATCCTGTGCGTGCAGAAATCGCCGCGCTTCCTGCACCGGCCGCGCGTCTGGTCGGCCGCGATGGCCCCGTGCGTGTGCTGGTGCTCGGTGGCAGCCAGGGCGCACGCGCATTGAATCAAGCTGTGCCGGCGGCGTTGGCGGCACTCGGCCGCCCTGACGTTGAAGTGCGTCACCAGTGCGGTGAAAAGCTGCGTGCCGAAGCCGAAGCTTCGTATGCGCAGGCTGGAGTCAATGCCAGCGTCGAACCCTTCATCGCCGACATGGCGGCCGCCTACGAATGGGCCGATCTGGTCGTTTGCCGCGCTGGCGCATCCACTCTGGCCGAGCTGTGCGCCGCCGGCATCGGCAGCGTGCTGGTGCCCTTCGCCGCCGCTGTCGACGACCACCAGACCCGCAATGCCGAGTACTTGGTCGGTGCCGATGCCGCCGTCCTGCTCAAACAGGACGACACCCTGGCCGAGCGTCTGCAGCAGGTTCTGCAGACCCTGCTTACCGGTCCCGCCCGCCGCCTGTCGATGGCAAACGCCGCCCGCACCCTGGCCAAACCGGATGCCGCCGAACACATCGCCGACATCATTCTTCAAGAGGCCGGAAGTGGAGATTCGGGATTGGGGATTGGTAAAGCGCAACAGCACAAGCAGGACAGCATGCAGAAATCCGTAAATGGCGAATTTTCGGTGCGATCGATCGCCGCCGTTGCCAGCAATCCCCAATCCCAAATTTGCAATCTTGGCGCCTTCACCGGAGATGCCCTGTGA
- the ftsL gene encoding cell division protein FtsL, with product MSRLLLIVLLACSIASAIGVVYMRHMHRKLFVQLSKLEHTRDELNIEFGRLQLEQATWAESNRVDQVARVRIGMKFPETNDIVVVRP from the coding sequence ATGAGCCGTCTGCTGCTCATCGTGCTGCTCGCCTGCAGCATCGCCTCGGCGATCGGTGTCGTGTACATGCGTCACATGCATCGCAAGCTGTTCGTGCAGTTGTCCAAGCTCGAGCACACGCGTGATGAGTTGAATATCGAATTCGGCCGGCTGCAGCTGGAGCAGGCCACCTGGGCGGAAAGCAATCGGGTCGATCAGGTCGCACGTGTGCGCATCGGGATGAAGTTCCCCGAGACCAACGACATCGTGGTGGTGCGTCCATGA
- a CDS encoding peptidoglycan D,D-transpeptidase FtsI family protein, with protein sequence MKAGRNRPRSNFNLRGRLTLVGIVLGLCSVTLIGRAAFVQLVNRDFYQRQGEARYLRELPIATSRGMITDRNGEPLAVSTPVESIWVNPQELLRNPDRIAELAKALGQPLDELNAKLAQKAGKEFMYLQRRINPDKAHAIVDLKIPGVFSQREFRRFYPQGEAMAHVLGFTNIDDRGQEGLELAFDEWLRGKPGSKKVVRDARGAIVESVDLVRPAQPGKDLTLSIDRRIQFLAYKELRNALVENNAAGGSMVVMDVATGEVLAMVNLPTYNSNAVTGINPSARRNRAVTDLVEPGSTMKPLTVATALTAGVVTKDTIIDTNPGYMAVGRFTIRDVPHNNGVLNVTGVITRSSNIGAAKIAAKVPDQTFYQSIRNFGYGTAPHSGFPGESTGVVLQPARWSGPSKTTMSYGYGLSVTPLQIAQAYATLGNGGKLTPPTFVRGQHNETRQVVTPEVARQVIDMMETVVTQGGAKGAAILGYHVAGKTGTARKNGANGYERGHYNALFAGLVPATRPRLATVIVINDPQGKVYYGGLVSAPVFHRVMEGALRLMDVPPDDIQSWLAAQAAGKTGQPVVKPQPVDLDPALVPDPVDEVSAGIPTAAAPPAMSAPAQPAPPRESRQ encoded by the coding sequence ATGAAAGCCGGCCGCAACCGCCCCCGCAGCAACTTCAACCTGCGCGGTCGCCTGACCCTGGTTGGCATCGTGCTGGGTCTGTGCTCGGTGACGTTGATCGGCCGCGCGGCCTTCGTGCAGCTGGTCAATCGTGATTTCTATCAGCGTCAGGGCGAAGCGCGCTATCTGCGCGAACTGCCGATCGCCACCTCGCGCGGCATGATCACCGACCGCAACGGCGAGCCGCTGGCAGTGTCCACGCCGGTGGAGTCGATCTGGGTCAATCCGCAGGAACTGCTGCGCAACCCGGACCGTATTGCCGAGCTGGCCAAGGCGCTCGGCCAACCGCTGGACGAGTTGAACGCCAAGCTGGCGCAGAAGGCCGGCAAGGAATTCATGTACCTGCAGCGCCGGATCAACCCGGATAAGGCGCATGCAATTGTCGATTTAAAGATTCCTGGCGTGTTCTCGCAACGCGAGTTCCGTCGTTTCTATCCGCAAGGCGAGGCGATGGCCCATGTGCTGGGCTTCACCAACATCGACGACCGCGGCCAGGAAGGCCTGGAGCTTGCCTTCGACGAATGGCTGCGCGGCAAGCCGGGTTCCAAGAAGGTGGTGCGCGATGCGCGCGGCGCGATCGTGGAGAGCGTGGATCTGGTGCGTCCGGCGCAACCGGGCAAGGACCTGACGCTGAGCATCGACCGTCGCATCCAGTTCCTGGCCTATAAGGAACTGCGTAACGCGCTGGTCGAGAACAACGCCGCTGGCGGTTCGATGGTGGTGATGGATGTGGCCACCGGCGAAGTGCTGGCGATGGTCAATCTGCCGACCTACAACTCCAACGCGGTTACCGGTATCAACCCGTCGGCGCGCCGCAATCGCGCGGTCACCGATCTGGTCGAGCCGGGTTCGACGATGAAGCCGCTCACGGTGGCCACAGCATTGACCGCGGGCGTGGTGACCAAGGACACCATCATCGACACCAACCCCGGCTACATGGCCGTAGGGCGTTTCACCATTCGCGATGTGCCGCACAACAACGGCGTGCTTAACGTCACCGGCGTGATCACCCGCAGCTCGAACATCGGCGCGGCCAAGATCGCGGCCAAGGTGCCGGATCAGACCTTCTATCAGTCGATCCGCAATTTCGGTTACGGCACGGCACCGCACAGCGGGTTCCCTGGCGAATCGACCGGTGTTGTGCTGCAGCCGGCCCGTTGGAGCGGCCCGTCCAAGACCACGATGTCCTACGGCTATGGCCTGTCGGTGACGCCACTGCAAATTGCGCAGGCGTACGCCACCCTGGGCAACGGCGGCAAGCTGACCCCGCCGACCTTCGTACGCGGCCAGCACAACGAAACCCGCCAGGTGGTCACGCCGGAAGTGGCACGCCAAGTCATCGACATGATGGAAACCGTGGTCACTCAGGGCGGCGCCAAGGGCGCGGCGATTTTGGGCTATCACGTGGCCGGCAAGACCGGTACCGCGCGCAAGAATGGCGCCAACGGCTACGAGCGCGGGCATTACAACGCGCTGTTCGCCGGCCTGGTGCCGGCAACGCGTCCGCGGCTTGCCACCGTCATCGTGATCAACGATCCGCAGGGCAAGGTGTATTACGGCGGCCTGGTGTCGGCGCCGGTGTTCCATCGGGTGATGGAAGGCGCCTTGCGGCTGATGGACGTACCGCCGGATGACATCCAGTCGTGGCTGGCCGCGCAGGCCGCCGGCAAGACCGGGCAGCCGGTCGTCAAGCCGCAGCCGGTCGATCTGGACCCGGCGCTGGTACCGGACCCGGTGGACGAAGTGTCTGCCGGTATTCCGACCGCCGCCGCACCGCCTGCCATGTCGGCGCCGGCTCAGCCGGCACCGCCGCGGGAGAGCCGCCAGTGA
- the ftsW gene encoding putative lipid II flippase FtsW → MNDMSRQATRLDAIGGRYDPWLLGAAATLASLGVVMVASSSIELSENPFYYLTRHLLFLGIGIGLAFWAMRTELKTIEQYNQLLLLACFGLLMVVFVPGLGSSVNGAKRWINLGVSKFQTVEAVKVLYIVWLSSYLVRFRDEVNATWPAMLKPLGVAIALVGLLLMQPDFGSSTLLLAITAGMLVLGGVNLPRMSMPIVFGLPVFAFIAILEPYRLRRITSFLDPWADQLGSGYQLSNALMAVGRGQWTGVGLGASVQKLNYLPEAHTDFIFSVIAEELGFVGVCGVVSLYALLVGRAFWLGMSCVEMKRHFSGYIAFGIGLWISLQSFVSVGVNLGILPTKGLTLPLISSGGSSVLMTCLAMGLLLRVSYEMDRAERLRSKLSPQGAGAPSAELAKPMVDSVPPTSAPAHKPQRDTVAAAAPVAPVSVAPASTILRGTSRMQPRVEPTFGRIA, encoded by the coding sequence ATGAACGACATGTCCCGCCAAGCGACGCGACTGGACGCCATCGGCGGCCGCTACGACCCGTGGCTGCTCGGGGCCGCGGCTACGCTCGCCTCGCTGGGCGTGGTGATGGTTGCGTCCAGCTCGATCGAGCTGTCCGAGAACCCATTTTATTATCTGACGCGTCATCTGCTGTTCCTGGGCATCGGCATTGGCCTGGCGTTCTGGGCGATGCGCACCGAGCTCAAGACCATCGAGCAATACAACCAGTTGTTGTTGCTGGCGTGCTTCGGCTTGCTGATGGTGGTGTTCGTGCCAGGCCTGGGCAGCAGCGTCAACGGCGCCAAGCGCTGGATTAATCTGGGGGTGTCGAAATTCCAGACGGTGGAAGCGGTCAAGGTGCTCTACATCGTGTGGCTGTCCAGCTATCTGGTGCGCTTTCGCGATGAGGTCAACGCAACCTGGCCGGCGATGCTCAAGCCGCTGGGTGTGGCGATCGCGCTGGTCGGCCTGTTGCTGATGCAGCCGGACTTCGGCTCGTCGACGTTATTGCTGGCGATCACCGCAGGCATGTTGGTGCTGGGTGGGGTGAATCTGCCGCGTATGTCGATGCCGATCGTGTTCGGTCTGCCAGTGTTCGCCTTCATCGCAATCCTGGAGCCGTACCGCCTGCGCCGCATCACCTCGTTCCTGGATCCGTGGGCCGATCAGCTGGGCTCCGGTTATCAGTTGTCGAATGCCTTGATGGCGGTGGGGCGTGGCCAGTGGACCGGCGTGGGCCTGGGCGCGTCGGTGCAGAAGCTCAACTACCTGCCCGAAGCGCATACCGACTTCATCTTTTCAGTGATTGCCGAAGAGCTGGGGTTTGTCGGCGTGTGCGGGGTGGTTTCGCTGTATGCATTGCTGGTCGGCCGCGCGTTCTGGTTGGGCATGAGCTGCGTGGAAATGAAGCGTCACTTCTCCGGCTACATCGCTTTTGGTATCGGTCTGTGGATCAGCCTGCAGAGCTTCGTTTCAGTGGGCGTGAATCTGGGCATCTTGCCGACCAAGGGCCTGACCCTGCCGCTGATTTCCTCCGGCGGTTCGTCGGTGCTGATGACGTGCCTAGCGATGGGTCTGTTGCTGCGCGTGTCCTACGAAATGGATCGTGCCGAGCGCTTGCGCAGCAAGTTGTCGCCGCAGGGTGCAGGCGCACCGTCGGCTGAGCTGGCCAAGCCGATGGTCGATTCTGTGCCGCCGACTTCTGCGCCAGCGCACAAGCCGCAGCGCGACACCGTTGCTGCCGCCGCACCGGTCGCACCGGTGTCGGTTGCGCCGGCATCGACCATCTTGCGCGGCACCAGCCGGATGCAGCCGCGTGTGGAACCGACGTTCGGGAGGATTGCATGA